In the Rhodothermaceae bacterium genome, one interval contains:
- a CDS encoding AAA family ATPase, with amino-acid sequence MSNLVPDHAQRQEALDPHASFIVQAPAGSGKTELLIQRYLVLLARVDYPEEIVAITFTRKAAAEMRHRIIRALQGVAGEPPIAQHERHTWDLARQALERNDKREWHLIENPLRLRIQTIDSLCSLLVRRMPWVSRMGALLQPEEDARHLHQKAARRTLELLFDDRAPANELAAIAVLLRHLDNHMGKVEKLLGAMLGRRDQWMRHVDGRKEELAETRRALESALSHVIKHALERVVEEFSEGQAEEVVELARLAAKNLHDAGRESKIVACLELQGLPDTSAEALPCWLGIAELLLTSSGKRRRAYNVGTGFPPQEQDAKERIQAIHLGEDVIMQLHELRQLPPATYDDKQWQVLEALMHLLPAAVTQLRGVFQEDGCVDFTEVALAAQEAVKAHVSSGSRGGIPDVAVRHLLIDEFQDTSQSQYELFESLIHDWTGDDRTLFLVGDPMQSIYGFREAEVSLFSRARTHGLGPVRLRFLVLETNFRSSTEIVSWVNEALSEAFPQVEDTVTGGVTYSPSTAYRTDMDGSTIRIHPFFRDDLEAQAEKVVQIIEETRSQQPEATIAVLVQARRHLLNIITLLHRRRIAFRSVEIDPLGERPVVRDLVALTQALLHPGNRIAWFSILRAPWCGLTLADLQNLVGNDFETAILDLISVRQEQLSPDGRRRLKRVFPILTDACALRGRLPVRRWIEGTWLALGGPACLGKSTDLEDATAFLNLLEESVDGIDLRDENKFMGDVERLFAPSDVEAKGDLQLLTTHKAKGLEFDTVILPGLGYQTRADGSRLLMWREYSDGDQPHLLLAPIQETGGQGDAAYGYLRTIERKRRDHESTRLLYVAATRARKDLHLIGHIAHGAEGDDVKSPDSRVLLSKIWKVAEPEFSRAWKDCREEVGATDVTRPEDVGVPLLRLSAEWEPVDPPEELIWKAKRERFEDEKEERTPVFKWAGDFRRRIGNVVHRMLQEMWFPDRVDFSENILRYALYHEGLEGENLETALVQVKEALTNTVEDSRGRWILSRHKHDEREYALTVAAGVGARRYILDRTFVEDGKRWIVDYKTSTHAGSDVDWFLDNERERYRSKMEIYARAMQATDRRPIFLGLYFPLLKGWRQWQYGESDEP; translated from the coding sequence ATGAGTAATCTGGTTCCAGATCACGCGCAGCGCCAGGAGGCACTGGATCCGCATGCCTCGTTCATTGTGCAGGCACCTGCTGGCTCCGGTAAGACAGAACTCTTGATTCAGCGGTATCTCGTTCTGTTGGCCCGGGTAGATTATCCCGAGGAGATCGTTGCCATCACCTTTACCCGCAAGGCGGCTGCCGAAATGCGACACCGCATTATCCGCGCGCTCCAGGGAGTGGCAGGTGAACCACCAATAGCCCAGCACGAGAGGCATACATGGGATCTGGCCCGTCAAGCGCTTGAACGCAACGACAAGCGGGAGTGGCATCTTATTGAGAACCCATTACGTCTGCGTATCCAGACCATTGATTCACTTTGTTCTTTACTGGTCCGCAGGATGCCTTGGGTCTCCCGTATGGGAGCACTACTACAGCCGGAAGAGGATGCACGCCATCTGCACCAAAAGGCTGCGCGTCGCACGCTGGAGTTGTTATTCGATGATCGGGCACCGGCGAATGAACTAGCTGCGATTGCTGTTCTATTGAGGCACCTTGACAATCATATGGGCAAGGTGGAGAAGCTATTGGGTGCAATGCTAGGCCGACGGGATCAGTGGATGCGCCATGTGGATGGAAGAAAGGAAGAACTTGCGGAGACGCGGCGGGCCCTGGAGTCTGCATTATCTCATGTCATCAAGCATGCGCTGGAACGTGTGGTGGAGGAATTTTCAGAGGGCCAGGCGGAGGAAGTGGTTGAGTTGGCCCGTTTGGCAGCCAAAAATCTACACGATGCGGGCAGGGAAAGTAAGATTGTTGCCTGTCTTGAGCTTCAAGGCCTCCCGGATACTTCCGCTGAGGCTCTTCCGTGTTGGCTTGGGATTGCAGAGCTACTTTTGACCAGTAGCGGTAAGCGTCGCAGGGCATACAACGTGGGTACGGGTTTTCCACCCCAAGAGCAAGATGCAAAAGAGCGCATCCAGGCAATCCATCTCGGGGAGGATGTTATTATGCAGCTTCATGAACTGCGACAATTACCACCGGCAACCTATGATGACAAGCAGTGGCAGGTTCTGGAGGCACTGATGCATCTTTTGCCGGCAGCAGTGACCCAGCTTCGCGGTGTCTTTCAGGAGGACGGGTGTGTTGATTTTACAGAGGTTGCACTGGCAGCCCAAGAAGCAGTGAAGGCGCATGTGTCGTCGGGCTCACGGGGAGGCATTCCAGACGTTGCGGTTCGGCATCTATTGATTGACGAATTTCAGGATACGTCCCAGAGTCAGTACGAACTGTTTGAGAGTCTCATCCATGACTGGACAGGCGATGACAGGACACTGTTTCTGGTTGGTGATCCCATGCAGTCCATTTATGGTTTTCGGGAAGCAGAGGTGAGCCTGTTCTCTCGCGCTCGAACGCATGGATTGGGGCCGGTCCGCCTCAGATTTCTTGTATTGGAGACGAATTTTCGCTCCAGCACGGAGATTGTGAGTTGGGTTAATGAGGCCCTGAGTGAGGCCTTCCCACAAGTTGAGGATACGGTGACCGGTGGTGTAACGTACAGCCCTTCTACCGCCTACAGGACCGACATGGATGGCAGTACAATCAGGATCCATCCATTTTTTCGCGATGATTTGGAAGCTCAGGCTGAGAAGGTCGTCCAGATCATTGAAGAAACCCGATCACAGCAGCCGGAAGCGACAATTGCCGTACTTGTTCAGGCACGTAGACATTTGCTAAACATCATTACACTGCTTCACAGGCGCAGGATTGCGTTTCGATCGGTCGAGATTGATCCGCTTGGTGAGCGGCCGGTAGTTCGTGACTTGGTGGCTTTGACCCAGGCACTGCTTCATCCGGGAAATCGCATCGCCTGGTTTTCTATTCTTCGAGCACCATGGTGTGGATTGACCCTGGCGGATCTGCAGAACCTGGTGGGTAATGATTTTGAAACTGCGATTCTGGACCTTATTTCCGTTCGTCAAGAGCAGCTGTCGCCGGATGGCAGACGACGCTTGAAACGTGTTTTTCCGATCCTTACCGATGCATGTGCACTTCGAGGTCGGCTTCCTGTGCGGCGGTGGATTGAAGGTACATGGTTGGCTCTGGGCGGGCCTGCGTGCCTTGGGAAATCAACAGACCTGGAGGATGCGACGGCCTTTTTGAATCTTCTGGAGGAGTCGGTCGACGGTATCGACTTGCGGGACGAGAATAAATTTATGGGAGATGTCGAACGCCTATTTGCCCCCTCGGATGTAGAGGCAAAAGGGGACTTGCAGCTGTTAACCACTCATAAGGCCAAGGGGCTGGAGTTTGATACGGTCATATTACCGGGTCTGGGATATCAGACCCGGGCAGATGGTTCACGCCTCTTGATGTGGCGGGAATACAGTGATGGCGATCAACCCCATTTATTGTTGGCACCGATTCAGGAGACGGGGGGCCAAGGGGATGCCGCCTATGGATACCTGCGAACTATCGAGCGAAAGAGGCGAGACCATGAAAGTACACGTCTATTGTATGTGGCAGCCACACGAGCTCGAAAGGATCTGCACCTCATCGGGCATATTGCTCACGGAGCGGAAGGCGATGACGTGAAGTCGCCGGATTCGCGTGTGCTTCTGTCCAAAATATGGAAAGTAGCAGAGCCGGAATTCTCAAGAGCATGGAAGGATTGTCGGGAGGAGGTGGGTGCCACGGATGTCACCAGGCCGGAAGATGTTGGTGTCCCTTTACTTCGTTTGTCCGCGGAATGGGAGCCAGTGGATCCGCCCGAGGAGTTGATATGGAAAGCGAAACGGGAGCGGTTTGAGGATGAAAAGGAAGAGCGTACGCCGGTCTTCAAGTGGGCGGGGGATTTTCGGCGACGGATCGGGAATGTGGTTCACCGGATGTTACAGGAGATGTGGTTTCCAGACAGGGTGGATTTCAGCGAGAATATTTTACGCTATGCTCTTTATCATGAAGGTTTGGAGGGAGAAAATCTAGAAACGGCCTTGGTGCAAGTGAAGGAGGCGCTAACCAATACGGTGGAGGACAGCCGGGGGCGTTGGATTCTGTCACGACACAAGCATGATGAGCGGGAATATGCACTAACTGTTGCCGCGGGAGTAGGGGCTCGCCGTTATATTCTGGATCGAACTTTCGTGGAGGACGGCAAGCGCTGGATCGTCGATTACAAGACGAGCACGCATGCTGGAAGCGATGTGGACTGGTTTTTAGACAATGAGCGGGAGAGGTATCGCTCCAAAATGGAGATTTATGCACGCGCGATGCAGGCCACAGATAGGCGGCCGATTTTCTTAGGCCTGTATTTTCCTTTACTCAAGGGTTGGAGGCAGTGGCAATACGGTGAATCAGACGAGCCATGA